Proteins encoded within one genomic window of Carassius carassius chromosome 22, fCarCar2.1, whole genome shotgun sequence:
- the LOC132098411 gene encoding solute carrier organic anion transporter family member 1C1-like: MEYSGRNQTTPQANCCSPTLKVFIGLLAFCYFTKSLTGAYTKSTITQIERRFEIPSSTVGIIDGSFEMGNLLVITVISYFGAKFHRPKIIGAGVLLMSIGTLLMALPHFLMGRYMYNTAATHTNDPDNFTVSSTFSSDTQDTVQQLVSGNLKREVESSPTWGIVLFGNILRGIGEASIGPLGMSFIDDYARPENTAFYIGCLHTFGGIGPIFGYSLGSLCASLYVDIGLVNQESVTITPQDSRWVGAWWLGYVVSGLLTLLAALPLWFLPKSLPENPQTSKAYHPSNEHKHTLSITEIAKDFWPSMKHLFTNGIYILYLICSVLAFNAFAISITYTPKYLEQQFGQSASKTNFLIGVMSIPPVALGMFLSGWIMKRFKLGLLGSARLMFFTSVTSLVCIIPYFALSCENIDVAGITVPYQRSVEVQDISRDLLTSCNADCGCPDFLWDPVCGQNGVTYISPCHAGCNSTRGTRQNMTFHGCTCIQSWGLTSGNSSAVLGQCSRESSCTKMFYIYLALQSLAFFVYCLGTVPFFLISLRIVDPMLKSLSMGIFLLVLRVFGGIPAPICFGALIDTTCLKWGQNKCGGRGACRMYDIETFRYLFLGLVSSLQAFSYTLLWIFTTQIKKKVQYDEKMSKDIELQYPMLCDPEQENNIK; encoded by the exons ATGGAGTATTCAGGCCGGAATCAGACAACACCTCAAGCCAACTGCTGTTCCCCAACTCTGAAG GTCTTTATTGGTTTACTTGCCTTCTGTTATTTCACAAAATCCTTGACGGGGGCTTACACCAAGAGCACCATCACCCAGATTGAGAGGCGGTTTGAGATCCCAAGCTCCACTGTTGGTATCATTGATGGCAGCTTTGAAATGG GTAATCTGTTGGTCATTACTGTTATTAGCTACTTTGGTGCTAAGTTTCACAGGCCCAAGATTATTGGAGCAGGGGTCCTGTTGATGAGTATAGGGACTCTATTAATGGCTTTACCTCACTTCCTCATGGGGCG GTACATGTACAATACAGCTGCCACCCACACTAATGATCCTGATAATTTCACAGTGAGCTCCACATTCTCATCTGACACCCAGGATACTGTTCAACAGCTTGTTTCCG GTAATCTAAAAAGGGAAGTGGAAAGCTCACCCACATGGGGGATTGTACTGTTTGGAAACATTTTGCGTGGCATTGGGGAGGCCAGCATTGGCCCTCTGGGAATGTCATTCATAGATGATTATGCACGCCCAGAAAACACTGCTTTTTACATTG gtTGTCTGCACACATTCGGAGGCATTGGGCCAATTTTCGGTTACTCACTTGGATCTCTGTGTGCTAGTCTCTATGTGGATATTGGCTTAGTGAATCAAG AGAGTGTGACCATCACCCCTCAGGACTCTCGCTGGGTTGGGGCCTGGTGGCTGGGTTATGTGGTTTCTGGGCTGTTGACTCTTCTTGCTGCTTTGCCTCTTTGGTTCCTGCCAAAATCTTTACCTGAAAACCCCCAAACCTCTAAAGCATATCACCCCTCAAACgaacacaagcacacactcagCATTACAGAGATTGCCAAAG ATTTTTGGCCATCTATGAAGCATCTGTTCACCAATGGGATCTATATCCTGTACCTGATTTGCAGTGTTTTGGCATTCAATGCCTTTGCCATTTCTATAACATACACACCAAAGTATTTGGAGCAGCAGTTTGGACAAAGCGCATCAAAGACCAATTTTCTCATAG GAGTGATGTCTATTCCACCAGTGGCTCTGGGTATGTTCCTGAGTGGCTGGATAATGAAGAGGTTTAAACTAGGTCTGCTGGGATCTGCAAGACTGATGTTCTTCACCTCTGTAACCTCATTGGTTTGCATAATACCTTACTTTGCTCTCAGCTGTGAAAACATAGATGTCGCTGGGATTACAGTGCCCTATCAAag ATCTGTTGAAGTTCAAGATATAAGCCGTGATTTACTTACTTCTTGCAATGCTGACTGTGGATGTCCTGACTTCCTATGGGATCCAGTTTGTGGACAGAATGGAGTGACCTACATCTCTCCTTGTCACGCTGGCTGCAATTCCACTCGGGGCACAAGACAGAATATG ACATTCCATGGCTGTACATGTATCCAGAGCTGGGGACTGACTTCTGGGAATTCCTCTGCAGTGCTTGGACAGTGTTCGCGAGAGAGTAGCTGCACTAAAATGTTCTACATCTATCTGGCACTGCAGTCTCTCGCCTTCTTTGTTTACTGTCTGGGCACAGTTCCTTTTTTCCTCATCTCATTGAG GATTGTGGATCCTATGCTGAAGTCTCTCTCTATGGGGATATTTCTGTTAGTTTTAAGAGTTTTCG GTGGCATTCCTGCTCCCATTTGCTTTGGAGCTCTGATTGACACAACCTGTCTGAAATGGGGCCAAAATAAATGCGGTGGAAGAGGTGCATGCAGAATGTATGACATTGAAACTTTCAG